The region AGGCGCAGATGGCGCATTTGCAGGCGTTTGCGCAGCGTGGCGGCGCTGGACAACAGGTTCTGTGGCTGGGACATGGCGGGGTGTGAGCGTCACGTCCTTATAGCATGCACGCGGCCGGCGCGGCCGATGGCTCAGCAGGATCCGAACTATCCTACCGGTGGCTGCGCCATGTCCGCACGCGCAATGCGGTAGAAGCGCGCCGCATTCTCCGCCAGCACGCGGATCCGCGCCGCAGGGTCGGGCAAGGCCTCGCATACGGTGCCGAGCACCGTGCCGAAACTGGCGCTCAGCGAGGCGACCGGCAGGTTGCTGCCAAACATGGCGCGCTCATGGCCGAAGATGGCCAGCGTCTCGCGCACGATGCGGCGGTTGCCCGCCGCATCCCAGCGGCCGCCGGGCAGCCCGAACTCGGACAGCTTGACCATTACGTTGGGGCAGGCGGCGAGCGCCTCCATGCCGCGGCGCCAATGCGCCAGGCCGGCGTCGGAGCGGTCCAGCGGCAGGCCGGTGTGGTTCAGCGCAATGCGCAGCTCCGGCAGAGCGGCGGCCACCTGCGCCGCCTCGGCCAGGTGCCAGAACGGCACGCGCAAGTCCCATGACAGCCCGTGGCGCGGCAGGCGCGCGAGATCATCCAGCCAGGCCTGGTCCTGCATGGAACCGGCCTTGGCGGCCACCGCTTCGCCCGGCTTGCTGGCGGTCAGCGGCTTGCAGCGGATGCCACGTACCCGCGCAAAGCTCGCCTGCCGCGCAAGCACTGCGGCGCAGCCGGACGTGCCGAACGGTGCGTAGGCCACCACCGCGGCGGCCATGCCTTGCGGCCAGCCGGGCTCGTGCAGCCAGGCGGTTTCGGCGACCGCCTCGCTGCGGTCGCGTTCGGCCTCGACATGCACCGTGGCCAGCACGGTGACGTGGCCGTCCTCATGCGTATCTTGCCGGTACTGCGCCGGCAGGTAGTCGTGCCGCAGCGCCCGATTGTCGCCAAGGAAAAACGCGGCCGGCTCGCAGGCGTCCTGCAGCCAGGGATAATGCCCGCGATCCAGCCGCCACAGGTGGTGATGGGCATCGACGATGGCCAGCGGCGCGCCGCCGCACGCCAGGCCGCGCGTCATCGGCAACGCTCCGGCAAGGTTGCCGCCAGGACCGCGGCCAACACCAGCGCCCCGGCCAACAGGTAGACACCTGCACCGGCATCGACATGCTGGATCAGCAGTCCGACCGCGTACGGCCCGCAGAACCCGCCGAGATTGCCGAGCGCATTGATCAGGCCGCGCGCCACGCCGGCGTCGTCCGCCGCCAGCAGCCGGGGCGGCAAGGTCCAGAACACGCCCGCCGCGGCCTGCAGGCAGACGCCGCTGCCAACCAGCAGGCCATAGGCCAGCCAGGTGTTGGCGTGGAACCAGACCGAACCGGCCAGGCACGCGGCAAATGCCAGCAGCGGCCACGTCACGAAGGCGCGCCGGCGCCCGCTGCGGTCTGACCAGGCGGACACCAGCAAGATGCCTGCCATGGTGCCCACATACGGCAACATGGCCAGCAAGCCCACTTGTCCCATGTCCCCGTGGGTCAAGTTCTTGAGGATGGTGGGCAGCCACAGGGTGTAGCCGTAGATGCCCATCTGGTACAGGAAATTCAGGGCGATCAGGCGCCAGATCACGGCATCGCGCAGCAGCCGTGCCAGCACCGAGTGCGTGGCCGGCGCCCTTGCCGGCGCGGCGTGCTGCTGCTCCGCATGCAGCCGGCCCAGCACATAGTCGCGTTCGGCCGCGCTGATCCACCTGGCTTCCTGCGGACGGTCGCAGGCCAGCAGCCACCAGAGGGCCAGGCACAGGGCCGAGATCAGGCCCTCGATGATAAACAGCCAGCGCCAGTCGAGCGCGGCGATCACCAGCCCCGACAGCGGGGCGGTGATCATTCCCGCTATCGGCACGAACAGGATCACCAGTGCATTGGCGCGGCCGCGCTCATGGTCCGGAAACCAGTTGCCGATCATGGTCAGCACCACCGGCAGCATGCCGCCCTCGGCCACGCCGAGCGCAAAGCGCAGGATCAGCAGTTCGGTCTGGTTGCGCACCAGTCCGGTCAGCACCGACAGCACCGCCCACGCCAGCATCGACCAGGCGATAAACCTGCGGCCGCTGCCGCGCACGGCCAGCTTGCCGCCGGGGATTTGCAGGAACAGATAGCCGGCAAAGAAGATGCCGCCGGCGAGGCCCGCCATGCCGGCGCCGATGCCGAGCGCTTCGCTCATGCCGCCGGGCATGGCAAAGGCGATATTGACGCGGTCCATATAGGACACGATGCACACCATCAGGATGGGCGGGATCACCCGCCACCAGCGCTGGGCCGGAATGCCGGTGCGGGAATCGAGGACGGGCGTGCAGGCGCCGCCCGCGGGTTGCGAAATGGTCATGGTCTCCTCCAGGGCTGCCGTCAGCGAGTGCGCCGGGGCTGCGGCACCTTGTCTGGGTTGGGGGGCAATTCGCGCGGCAGCGCCAGGATCGCCAGCCCATCCGGCTCCTTGCCGGTGGCAAAGGCGTGGCGCAAGGTGAGCGTGCGCAGGTCGAGCACGCCGACGCTGTTGTCATTCAGGGCGAGCCAGGCGCGGCCGGGGTCGGCGGGATGGAAGGCCAGCGCGATGGGTTTCGCGCCGGTATCGACCCGGGCCAGTTCTGCCAGCGTGTACGGGTCGAAGAAACGCAAGCTGCGCTCGCCATAGTTCAGCGCGATCAGCCGCTTGCAGGGCGACCAGTAGAGCCGTGTCGGATCCTCGCCGGTTGCGGCCGTACCCAATTCTGCGAGGGTATGGGCGTCCAGCTGCGTGATGCGGTGCTCATCCCGGCTGGCAACGTAGAGCATGGCTTCGTCGGGGCTCAGGCAGCAGCCTTCCGGGCGCCGGCCGGCATGCACGGCCAGCGGCTGGCGCGTGGCGTCGTGGGGATGAACCAGCGTCACGGTGTGCGACAGCAGGCTGGTGACATAGGCACGCTGGCCGTCGCGCGACAGCACGAACAAGTGGCTCTTGACGCCGCCGGAAGGCACCGCGCGGTCCGGCGTGTGCCGTGACGACGGCACTTCGAACACCAGCAGCATGTTGTCGCGCTCGCTCAGCGCGTAGACGCGGCCCCGCGCATCGAGCTGCAGGCCGTGGATGCGATGCCATGGCGCGCAGCCCAGCACGCCATGCCGCTCGCCGCGGACCAGGTCGACCGCGATCACCGCCGCGCCGCCATCGCCGGGATGGGCAAAGGTCTGCACGCCGTAGTGGCCGACATAGCCCAGCAGCCGGTCGCGGTCGATGGCGAATTCGTGGGGGTATTCCGGCAGCGGCACGGTAAAGCGGCGTGCCCCGGTCTGCAGGTCATAGGCACTGAAGCTGTGGCCGAATTTTTCCACCAGTACCGCGGTCCAGCGGTTATCCATGTCGTCTCCTCGTCGTCTTCGCCGGGGGCGGCGAAGCTCGCTATGGCGAGGACGAAAGTCTGGCGCAGGCAGCTGCACCGAACCATTGAATATTGGCTATTCAGGTATTCCCGCCAGTAATCGGCGCGGGTGGGGCCGGTCATGGTGATACGAGTGTCCAGCCTGTACACCTGCACTGTGACACCTGTCTCGCCGTGGTGGTCGTCCGAGCCGCCGGTCTGGCGAAAGCGCAGCGGTTTTTGCGGGTTATCCCTGAAGTCGGATGCACCGCAACGCCCGGATTTCGCCATCGCGATGCCATCCGGCCACTGGCACAGCCATTGCAAATACGCCTGTCACGACAACGACAACACAGGAGACAGGCTATGGGGCAGCCCAGGTTCGCCGATGCGCCGCTGGTCGGCATCATCGCCAATCCGGTTTCGGCGCGCGACATCCGCCGCGTGATCGCCAACGCCAACAGCCTGCAGCTGGCTGACCGCGTCAATATCGTGCTGCGCCTGCTGGCCGCGCTGTCGTCCTGCGGCGTGCGGCGCGTGCTGATGATGCCCGACCGCGAAGGGCTGCGCGTCATGCTGGCGCGGCACCTGGCGCACCGCCAGGGGCCCGACTCGAGCCTGCCCGAGGTCGCGTATCTCGACATGCCAGTGGCCTCGCGCGTCGACGACACGCTGCACGCCGCGCGCTGCATGGCCGATGCGGGCGTGGCCGCGATCATCGTGCTGGGCGGCGACGGCACCCACCGCGCCGTGGTGCGCGAATGCGGCGCGGTGCCGATCGCGGGCCTTTCGACCGGCACCAACAATGCCTACCCCGAGATGCGCGAGCCCACCGTCACCGGGCTCGCCACCGGCCTCTATGCCACCGGCCGCATTCCCGCCAGCCAGGCGCTGGCGTCGAACAAGCGCCTGGACATCGTCATCCGCGACGGCAATGGCACCTTCCGCCGCGACATCGCGCTGGTCGATGCCGTGATCTCGCACGAACACTTCATCGGCGCGCGCGCACTGTGGAAGACCGACACGCTGGCCGCGGTCTACGTGTCGTTTGCCGATCCCGAAGCGATCGGGCTGTCGTCGATTGCCGGCTTGCTCGAGCCGGTGGGTCGGCGCGATGCGGGCGGCCTGGCGATCGAACTGGCGGCGCCGGGCGCGGGTGAATTCGAACTAAGCGCGCCGATCGCGCCCGGCCTGATGTGCACCGTGCCGATTGCCGGCTGGCAGCGCCTCGCGCACGGCCGCCCGCATCGCGTGCGCCAGCGCAGCGGCGTCGTCGCGCTGGACGGCGAGCGCGAGCTGACCTTTGGTCCGGACGATGAGGTCACCGTCACGCTGCACGACCACGCCTTTCGCAGCATCGACGTCGCCGCGTGCATGCGCCACGCGGCGCGCCACCACCTGATGCGCAGCGTGCCGCAGCACGCCATGGCCTGAGTACGCCGGCCAAGCGTCCCCGCTTTTCTTGAAGTGCAACACCTGAAAACGAAGGAGACAGACATGACAGCCAGAGCCTCACACGACCCTGCCGCGCTGCCGCTCGACAAGGAGACGCTGCTGACGGTGTACCGCAAGATGCGCACCATCCGCGATTTCGAGGAACGCCTGCACGTGGACTTCGCGCGCGGCGACATCCCGGGCTTCGTCCACCTGTATGCGGGCGAGGAAGCCGCGGGCGTCGGCATCCTGCACCACCTGCACGACGGCGACCGCATCGCCAGCACGCACCGCGGCCATGGCCACTGCATTGCCAAGGGCGTCGACCCGGTGGCGATGATGAAGGAGATCTACGGCAAGAAGGGCGGCTCGTGCAACGGCAAGGGCGGCTCGATGCATATCGCCGACCTGTCCAAGGGCATGATGGGCGCCAACGGCATCCTCGGCGCGGGCGCGCCGCTGATTTGTGGCGCAGCGCTGGCAGCGAAGTTCCGCGGCAAGGGCGAGGTCGGCATCACCTTTTGCGGCGACGGTGCTTCCAACCAGGGCACCTTCCTGGAAAGCCTGAACCTGGCTGCGGTGTGGAACCTGCCGGTGATCTTCGTGATCGAGAACAACGGCTACGCCGAATCGACTTCGCGCGACTACGGCACCGCGGTGGACAGCTACGTCGACCGCGCCGCGGGCTTCGGCATCCCGGGCGTGACCGTCGACGGCACCGATTTCTTCGCGGTCCACGAAGCCGCGGGCGAAGTCATCCGCCGCGCGCGCGAAGGCGGCGGGCCGTCGCTGCTCGAATGCAAGATGGTCCGCTTCTACGGCCACTTCGAAGGCGATGCGCAGACCTACCGCGCCGCCGGCGAACTCGACGACATCCGCGCCAACAAGGATTGCCTGAAGCTGTTCGGCCGCACCGTGACGCAAGCCGGCGTGGTCGCGCGCGAAGAGCTCGACGCCATCGACCGCGAAGTCGCCGCATTGATCGAGCACGCCGTGCAGGAAGCCAAGGCGGCGCCCCAGCCGGGCCCGGAAGACCTGCTGACCGACGTCTACGTCAGCTACTGATCCGCCACGCGCAAACCAATTATCAGGAGACAGACATGGCTCGCAAACTGAGCATCAAGCTGGCGATCAACGAGGCGATCGACCAGGAAATGACCCGCGACCCCAGCGTCATCATGCTGGGCGAGGACATCGTCGGCGGCGCCGGCGCGGACGGCGAGAAGGACGCCTGGGGTGGCGTGCTGGGCGTGACCAAGGGCCTGTACGCCAAGCACGGCGACCGGCTGCTGGACACGCCGCTGTCCGAGTCCGCCTACGTGGGCGCGGCCATCGGCGCCGCGGCCTGCGGCATGCGGCCCATCGCGGAGCTGATGTTTATCGACTTCATGGGCGTGTGCTTCGACCAGATCTTCAACCAGGCCGCCAAGTTCCGCTACATGTTCGGCGGCAAGGCCGAGACCCCCGTGGTGATCCGCGCCATGGTGGGCGCGGGCTTCCGCGCCGCCGCGCAGCACAGCCAGATGCTGACGCCGCTGTTCACGCATATCCCCGGCCTGAAGGTGGTGTGCCCGTCCACGCCGTACGACACCAAGGGCCTGCTGATCCAGGCAATCCGCGACAACGACCCGGTGATCTTCTGCGAGCACAAGAACCTCTATGGCCTGGAGGGCGACGTGCCGGAAGGCGCCTATGCGATCCCGTTCGGCGAGGCCAATATCGTGCGCGACGGCAAGGACGTGACCATCGTCACCTACGGGCTGATGGTGCATCGCGCGCTGGAAGCGGCGGCGACGCTGGCCAAGGAGGGTATCGAGGCCGAGATCGTCGACCTGCGCACGCTCTCGCCGCTGGACATGGATACGGTTCTGGAGTCGGTCGAGAACACCGGCCGCCTGGTGGTGGTGGACGAGGCCAGCCCGCGCTGCAATATCGCCACCGATATCTCCGCGCAGGTCGCGCAGCAGGCCTTCGGTGCGCTCAAGGCCGGCATCGAGATGGTGTGCCCGCCGCATACGCCGGTGCCGTTCTCACCCACGCTGGAAGACCTGTATATCCCCAGCGCGGCGCAGATCGCCAACGCCGCGCGCAAGACCGTGAAGGGAGGCAAGCACTGATGGCCACGCCTGCAATTACCCCGATCGTGATGCCCAAATGGGGCCTGTCGATGAAGGAAGGCACGGTCAATGCCTGGCTGGTCGACGAAGGCACCGAGATCACCGTGGGCATGCCGATCCTCGATGTGGAAACCGACAAGATCGCCAATGCGGTGGAGGCGCCCGACGCGGGCACGCTGCGCCGCAAGGTGGCGCAGGCCGGCGACGTGCTGCCGGTGAAGGCGCTGCTGGGCGTGCTGGCCCCTGGGGAGGTGAGCGATGCGCAGATCGATGAATACGTCGCGGCTTATGAAACGCCGGCGGACGATAGTGGCGACGAGGATGCCGCCAGCGCGTACCAGTTTGCCGAGGTCGACGGCATCCGGGTCCGCTATGCCCGCAAGGGCAACGGCGCCCAGACCGTGCTCTTCATCCACGGCTTTGGCGGAGACCTGGACAACTGGCTGTTCAACCTCGACCCCCTGGCCGACGCGTACACCGTGGTGGCGCTCGACCTGCCCGGCCACGGACAGTCGTCGCCGCGGCTCGCGGGCACGACGCTGGCACAGATGGCCGGCTTTGTAGCGCGCTTCATGGACGAGGCCGGGATCGAGGCGGCGCACGTGGTCGGCCACTCGATGGGCGGCGGCGTGGCCGCGCAGCTGGCGGTGGATGCGCCGCAGCGGGTGCTGTCGGTGGCGCTGGTGTCGCCGGTGGGCTTCGGCGAGGCCGTCAACAGCGACTATACCGATGGCTTCGTCAAGGCGCAGTCGCGGCGCGAACTCAAGCCCGTGGTCGAACTGCTGTTTGCCGACCCGGGGCTGGTGAGCCGGCAGATGCTGGACGACCTGTTGCGCTACAAGCGGCTCGATGGCGTCGACGAGGCGTTGGCCGCGCTCGGCCAGGGCCTGTTCGGCGGCGGCCGGCAGAGTGAGCAGCCGGGGCAGCGCCTGGCCGACAGCGGCAAGCGGGTGCTGGTGGTGTGGGGCGCCCAGGACCGCATCATCCCGGCTGGGCATGCCGAGGCGGCGCCGCCCGGCGCTAACGTCAAGGTCTTTGCCGATGCCGGCCACATGAGCCAGATGGAGAAGGCCAACGACTTCAACGCGCTGCTAAGGCAGCACCTCGGCGGCTGACGCCGCGGCGCGGGCGGCCGCATGCGCTGCCGCCCGCCTTTGTCGAATCCACCGAATCACGACGACGTTTTCTCATGAGCACAGAACTGAAGACCCGCCTTGCCCAGATCAACAAGCAGTTCGCCGCGCTCGCGCAAGTTCAGCCGGCGGCAATGAGCGCATTCCAGGGCCTGATGAAGGCCGCCACGCAGGAAGGCAGCCTGCCGGCCTCCGTCAAGGAACTGGTCGCGGTGGCGCTGGCCGTGCAAAAGGGCTGCGACGACTGCGTGCTGTTCCACACGGCGCAGGCATTGTGCCACGGCGCCGCGCGCGAGCAACTGGCCGAAGTGCTGGCACTCAATATCGAGATGGGCGGCGGCCCGGGCGCGATGTATGCGTCGAAAGCTCTGGCCTATTTCGATGCGCTCAACGGCTAGCGTTGCTACACTCGGCGCATTGCCAATCCCGGGCGGGTGCCAGCCGATGCCGTTTGGTTTTGTCGAGATCATTGCCGCCGGCCACGCCGGCAGCGACCCGCTGCAGGACGAACTGGCGCTGCTGGAGCTTGCTGCCCAGGGCCGGCACGTGGCGCAGTTATGGGAGGCACCGTTGTCCCTGGTGGTACCGCGCACCTACCTGCGCCACGCGGCGCTGGAAACAGCGCGCGCCGATTTCGCCCGGCAGGGGTGTCCGGTGTTCCTGCGCATGTCCGGCGGCGGACTGGTTCCACAGGGACCCGGCATCCTCAACCTGAGCCTGGCTTACCCCGTCGGACAGCCGCCAGGCGCGCTCAGCGACGCGGTCTACCTGCACCTGTGCGCCGTGATCGCCGGCGCGCTGTGCCCGCTCGGCATCGAGACCCACTGGCAGGCGGTGGCCGGGTCGTTTTGCGACGGCCGCTACAACCTCGCCTGGGGTCCGCCCGAAGCCGCCCGCAAGATCGCGGGCACGGCCCAGTACTGGCGGCGCGCGCCAGCGGCCATGCAGGCGGCCGACGGCCAGCGCCACCTGGTGCTGGCCCACGCGGTGCTGCTGGTCAACGCCGACCCGCAGCTGATCAATGCGCGCGCCAATGCCTTCGAGGCGGCCATCGGCAGCGAGCGGCGTTATGACGCGAGCAAGGTCGTCAGCGTGCGCGAGGCGCTCCTGGCCTGCGGGCGTGCCGCGCCGGACGATGCCGCGCTGATGGCGGAGGTCTCGGACGCGCTGCGCTGGAGCCTCGGGCAGCATCCGGCGCCGGCCTAATCCTTCGCCGCGGTGCCTGGCAAGAAGCGGATGTCGCCGTACCAGGCGCGGGCCGAGGCATGGGTATTGTCGGTGTCGGTCATGATGCCGTAGGCCTTGAGCGGTCCGGGCGGCTCGCGGAATACGCGTTCATAGTCCCGTGCCACGTTGCGCCGCAGGTCCTGCCATTTGCCGGCATCGCCCGCGCCGGAGACCACGATCATCTGCACGCGACCGGTATGCGGATTCGGGATGACGGTGCCGGGCGCCGCACTGGTCGACCACACATACATCAGCGTGGCATAGGGCAGTTCCTCGCCGGCCACGGTCCTGGCCAGCTGTATCGCGGCGCGATCGCCCAGCGAGAGCTTGCTGGTGTCGCCGTCGAAGAAGAACACCAGCCGGGCCGGCGCGTCCTCGCGTGCGCCGTCGCGGTTGTCGGCGCCGGGTATGGCCGCCTCGGCCTTCCAGCGCCAGGCGACCACGGGGGTACGCGCCAGATCCACGTCGCCGGCGTGCATCAGCGCGGATGCCGAGCCATTGGCTTGCGCCCGCAGCACCGTCGTACCGCCATCGGCCACCAGTTCGTACTCGGTCCTGGCCTTGCCTTCGGCCACTGGTAAATTTTTCCAGTCCGTCGGCAGCGCACCGCCCGGCTTGCGCTCGGAAAGCACGAGTCCAGGCTTGCCGCCTTGCGCGGGCGCGGGAAGCGAGGCAAGCAGCAGGGTGGCGCACAGGGCGAGGCGCAAGGCAGCGGAGGTCTTCATGGCGGATCAGCGTTATGCGGACGGTGGGACCGGATGCAAACCGTATGCCCGCGCCGCCTGCGCCGATCCATCGGCCATAGCCATGCCGCGCGCCAAAAAAAATCGCGGCCCACAGGGGGCCGCAAATCGGGAATGCGAGGAGTGTCAGTTTCCTCAGGAGACGTTATCGGCGCAAACCGGCGGCTTATGACCCCACTTCCGAGGGGTCTATGGATCACAGGCTTAAAGGCGAGCATCCGCTTACGCGATCAGGTAGGCCGGATGCGGATCCGGGCCGATCGACGCGCGCAATTTCCGGACATTGGATTCCAGTTCGGCGTGGGCGGCATCGAGCCAGTCCACGCGGTGCCGCACCGGATCCTTGGCCGACAGGGCGCTGGCGGCGATCTCGCGCAGGAAGTAGCGCACCATGCTGCCGGCGCGCGCCGGCACCGGCATCATGCCAAGCAACTGGCGGCGCGCCAGCAACCTGCGCGCGACCGCATGCTGCAGCGCCGCCCAGGCGGTGCGGCCCAGGGCGATGTACAGCGCGTCAGTGCGCATCTGGCGCACGGCGCCGAGGAACTGCGTCTCGAAGACTTCGCGCAGCATCGGCGCCTCGAGCAGTTCTTCCAGCGGGCCGTCGAAGGCCAGCCCCCGCCGGGTGGTGGCATGTGGCAACAGGGCCAGCGGCTGCAGGCGCTCGAAGCCATCGTTCCACAAGGCGGCCGCGTGCGGCAGCCCGACCAGCTCCGGCACGCGGAAGTGGTCAAGCATGCGGATCAGGTTGGGCCGCACCAGCTTGCCGCCCAGTTCGACACGCCGCTTGTTCTCGCGCTGGATCACGCGCCCGGGCGCATGGGTGTGCAGCAGTTCGGCGGTCACGGCAGCAGCCAGCCGCACGTGAGCGTGGCCAGGCGTGGTGCTGACCAGCACCAGCGCCGCCTGCGGATTCAGGTACTCGCACGGTACGTAGTGCATGACATAGGTGCTGTCCCGCGCCACCACGACAGGTTTCGCGATAACGCTGCCGGCGCCCGCAAGCCGTATCTGCGCACAATAGGCTTCGATGAAGTTGGTCAAGGCATCCCCCCGCTCGCTTCGTTATTTAAGCGTTTTTATTGTTTTTGCTTGTTGCCATGGTAAGCCGGCGATGCATGGCCGAGAACGTCGGCACGGCCGTTTTGACCGCTTCCCGGGGGGAATTTGGTGGGCCAACCAACACATCACATGGGGCGTCGCGTCAACCGGGCGGATCGCGCTGACAAGTTCCGCGGCTACCCGGTAGCGTATGGCGGCCTGCGGTCAATGCCGTGACAAGAGAATCCGCCAAAGAAAAAAGCCGGACACGATGAAGTGCCCGGCCAACCCATTTGCTGACTCAGGTGGTGTCAGAACCCGAGGAGTTAAATGCTAACGATTCTCATTTGCTATGACAACCCCATCGGTTAAGAGCGGGACGCCCGGTCATGCCAGCGAGGTCTGGATCGAGAACTGGCCGGACAACGTCTTGTGCACCGGGCAACGATTGGCGACGCGCAACAGGTCTTCCAGGATCTGGGGCGACAGGTCGCCGCTGACCTTGACCTCGCGCTGCATCGTATAAGTACCGTTGGCCTCTTCGTGGCCGACCGAGACATGAACTTCAGTGATCGGGTAACCCTTGCGCTTTGCATACAGTTGCAAGGTCAGCGTCGTGCAGGCGGCCAGGGCGGAGTCCAGCAAGTCATGCGGATTCGGGTAACGGGTGTCACCCCCGGCGGAAGCATCGAGATCGGCCTGCCACGCCGCGGTGCCGTTGGTCAGCTGGCAGATGCTGTTGCCCTGGCTGGGCTTCCATGTCGCTTGGATAGTCATCGAACGTCCCCATCTCATCAAAGAGTGGCCCAGCGGGCCGGAACGGCCATTTTATAAGTAGCCGGGCCTGTGGCCAGGAGCGCAGAAGGCGGCGCATGCGTGCTGATTTGCGCCGGGGCTCAGAAACCGCTTGCCAACCCCTTCGCACTCGCTTACTATTCGCCCCCTCGCAACACAACGCGGCTCCTGCAAGGCAGGCGCAGCAAGGGTTGCGGGGTCGACCGGAAGGTTGGTGCAGCGCAGTTGGCGGCGCCGGCGGCAGTAAAAAAGATTGCTGCGAACGGTTGACGAAACGAAGAAAGCTCTGCATAATCTCGTTTCTCTGCTGCAGACAACGCAGCGCGCTGAACGGCAAAGCCGGGTGGCGAAGTTCTTTAACAAACAAACAACCGATAAGTGTGGGCGCTGGGTAGCGGACGCCGCTGTCTACGGACAGTGCTGCTTCAAGTTATACAGTGCTCGCACAGCAAAACGTGACTGGTCTTCGGACTGGTCAGTCAGTTTTCTGAGAGTGAGCGACCGCTCGAAAGAGCGAGGACCGGTAGGGAAACCGAAGGTCCACACAGAGATTGAACTGAAGAGTTTGATCCTGGCTCAGATTGAACGCTGGCGGCATGCCTTACACATGCAAGTCGAACGGCAGCGCGGGCTTCGGCCTGGCGGCGAGTGGCGAACGGGTGAGTAATACATCGGAACGTGCCCTGTCGTGGGGGATAACTAGTCGAAAGATTAGCTAATACCGCATACGACCTGAGGGTGAAAGCGGGGGACCGGTAACGGCCTCGCGCGATAGGAGCGGCCGATGTCTGATTAGCTAGTTGGTGGGGTAAAGGCCTACCAAGGCGACGATCAGTAGCTGGTCTGAGAGGACGATCAGCCACACTGGGACTGAGACACGGCCCAGACTCCTACGGGAGGCAGCAGTGGGGAATTTTGGACAATGGGGGCAACCCTGATCCAGCAATGCCGCGTGTGTGAAGAAGGCCTTCGGGTTGTAAAGCACTTTTGTCCGGAAAGAAATGGCTCTGGCTAATACCCGGGGTCGATGACGGTACCGGAAGAATAAGCACCGGCTAACTACGTGCCAGCAGCCGCGGTAATACGTAGGGTGCGAGCGTTAATCGGAATTACTGG is a window of Cupriavidus taiwanensis LMG 19424 DNA encoding:
- a CDS encoding carboxymuconolactone decarboxylase family protein, which encodes MSTELKTRLAQINKQFAALAQVQPAAMSAFQGLMKAATQEGSLPASVKELVAVALAVQKGCDDCVLFHTAQALCHGAAREQLAEVLALNIEMGGGPGAMYASKALAYFDALNG
- a CDS encoding lipoate--protein ligase family protein is translated as MPFGFVEIIAAGHAGSDPLQDELALLELAAQGRHVAQLWEAPLSLVVPRTYLRHAALETARADFARQGCPVFLRMSGGGLVPQGPGILNLSLAYPVGQPPGALSDAVYLHLCAVIAGALCPLGIETHWQAVAGSFCDGRYNLAWGPPEAARKIAGTAQYWRRAPAAMQAADGQRHLVLAHAVLLVNADPQLINARANAFEAAIGSERRYDASKVVSVREALLACGRAAPDDAALMAEVSDALRWSLGQHPAPA
- a CDS encoding DUF3047 domain-containing protein encodes the protein MKTSAALRLALCATLLLASLPAPAQGGKPGLVLSERKPGGALPTDWKNLPVAEGKARTEYELVADGGTTVLRAQANGSASALMHAGDVDLARTPVVAWRWKAEAAIPGADNRDGAREDAPARLVFFFDGDTSKLSLGDRAAIQLARTVAGEELPYATLMYVWSTSAAPGTVIPNPHTGRVQMIVVSGAGDAGKWQDLRRNVARDYERVFREPPGPLKAYGIMTDTDNTHASARAWYGDIRFLPGTAAKD
- a CDS encoding OsmC family protein, with translation MTIQATWKPSQGNSICQLTNGTAAWQADLDASAGGDTRYPNPHDLLDSALAACTTLTLQLYAKRKGYPITEVHVSVGHEEANGTYTMQREVKVSGDLSPQILEDLLRVANRCPVHKTLSGQFSIQTSLA